A single genomic interval of Bradyrhizobium sp. sBnM-33 harbors:
- a CDS encoding AbiJ-NTD4 domain-containing protein, whose amino-acid sequence MDGKVDKQGKDFWKRIHDLLARELGLKELTPQYWGFYDNQNIWRGLENNGAERCEKWMLTPFDGKMSADRFVKERLSLFEIGFREHENFVAGLNAKLAENIATAEIYDKTFKGVGLRVPGNTADSVRAANAGLNAKFQGAVNELNARFRQASCQLHYHNGFIQISEDQTVAQEIETPFWKLVAEPKWDNVDHDIKEAIDLRDTDGRDPAFYAARSLESTIKIISGEKQLTTGKEKGAHNYIDNLMGAKLIEVWEMEALKHFFTKVRNPFGHGPGAAPMPSLTRPTGLLRTP is encoded by the coding sequence GTGGACGGGAAAGTAGACAAGCAAGGGAAGGATTTTTGGAAGCGGATACACGATTTGCTTGCGAGAGAGCTTGGTCTGAAGGAACTAACTCCGCAGTACTGGGGCTTTTACGACAACCAAAATATTTGGCGGGGCCTTGAAAACAACGGTGCGGAGAGGTGCGAGAAGTGGATGCTAACGCCTTTCGACGGCAAGATGTCGGCTGATCGGTTTGTCAAAGAGCGCCTCAGCCTATTTGAAATCGGCTTTCGTGAGCACGAGAATTTCGTGGCGGGACTGAACGCTAAGCTCGCGGAGAATATCGCAACAGCTGAGATATACGATAAGACGTTTAAAGGCGTGGGGCTTCGGGTACCGGGCAACACCGCCGATAGTGTAAGAGCGGCAAACGCCGGTTTGAACGCTAAGTTTCAGGGGGCAGTAAATGAACTAAATGCCCGCTTTCGCCAAGCGAGTTGCCAGTTGCACTACCACAACGGCTTTATTCAAATCTCTGAAGACCAAACGGTCGCACAGGAAATTGAGACGCCTTTCTGGAAGTTGGTGGCAGAGCCAAAGTGGGACAACGTGGACCACGACATAAAGGAGGCTATTGATTTGCGTGATACGGACGGGCGCGATCCGGCCTTCTATGCTGCCCGCTCACTGGAAAGCACCATCAAGATCATCTCGGGCGAAAAGCAACTGACCACGGGCAAGGAGAAAGGCGCTCACAACTACATTGATAACCTGATGGGCGCGAAACTCATCGAGGTATGGGAGATGGAGGCGCTGAAGCACTTCTTCACGAAGGTCCGCAATCCTTTTGGACATGGTCCCGGCGCTGCGCCCATGCCGAGCCTCACCAGACCAACTGGGCTATTGAGAACTCCATGA